In Streptomyces sp. NBC_01439, the following are encoded in one genomic region:
- a CDS encoding flavin monoamine oxidase family protein, with amino-acid sequence MIIEPVPAPDATPGPSGEPAPASSRRPSRRKVIAGAAAVAGVGALSVAAASGTPQAPSGSASPDWETCLTIARAVLVRDEDDEPLVPRYSDILLKNGLPRSRTRKKVLIVGAGPAGLTAAHLLREAGHQVTVIEANGNRVGGRIKTFRTGGHEKSAAPFADPKQYAEAGAMRIPDSHPLVTGLIDSLGLKRRRFHLVDVDGSGRPAYRTWIFVNGIRVRRADYARSPQALNKTFGVPAAYEALPAAQIVRNAFAPVRKEIEGKKDKQLVEGWARVIQRYGHMSMYRYLTEEAKLDERTIDLIGTVENLTSRLHLAFVHSFIGASLISPDTAFFELPGGTATLVDALYARVDDLVRLDRRATRITHGEGGVSIETVSEGRGGSTVRRETFTGDTAIITVPFSGLRHIPVAPALSYGKRRAITELHYDAATKVLLEFSRRWWEFDEADWKRELEAVQPGLYRKYQLGRTPADGSLLGAHSSVSDRGISSGQRAHYAACRAVTRDQPEAAHVIGGGSATDNPNRFMFQPSYPVEGSAGGVVLASYSWSDDALKWDSLDDEERYPRALAGVQEVFGQRIEVFYTGVGRTQSWMRDPYAYGEASVLLPGQHTELFPHVRKVEGNLHFAGCHTSIKPAWIEGALESAVRAALEVHSTL; translated from the coding sequence ATGATCATCGAACCCGTGCCCGCGCCCGACGCCACGCCCGGCCCCTCCGGCGAGCCCGCCCCGGCGTCCTCCCGCCGCCCCTCCCGCCGCAAGGTCATCGCCGGCGCAGCCGCCGTCGCGGGAGTCGGCGCCCTCTCGGTCGCCGCCGCCTCCGGAACCCCGCAGGCCCCGTCCGGTTCGGCCAGCCCCGATTGGGAGACCTGCCTCACCATCGCCCGGGCCGTCCTCGTGCGCGACGAGGACGACGAACCCCTCGTTCCCCGCTACTCCGACATCCTGCTGAAGAACGGTCTGCCCCGGTCCCGCACCCGCAAGAAGGTACTGATCGTCGGCGCCGGGCCCGCCGGGCTCACCGCAGCCCACCTGCTGCGCGAAGCCGGGCACCAGGTCACCGTCATCGAGGCCAACGGCAACCGGGTGGGCGGCCGGATCAAGACCTTCCGCACCGGCGGCCACGAGAAGTCCGCGGCCCCCTTCGCCGACCCGAAGCAGTACGCCGAGGCCGGCGCGATGCGCATTCCCGACAGCCACCCCCTGGTCACCGGGCTGATCGACAGTCTCGGGCTCAAGCGCCGGCGCTTCCACCTGGTCGACGTCGACGGGTCCGGCCGCCCCGCCTACCGAACCTGGATCTTCGTCAACGGCATCCGCGTCCGCCGCGCCGACTACGCGCGCAGCCCGCAGGCCCTCAACAAGACCTTCGGGGTTCCGGCGGCCTACGAGGCCCTGCCCGCCGCGCAGATCGTCCGCAACGCCTTCGCCCCCGTACGCAAGGAGATCGAGGGCAAGAAGGACAAGCAGCTCGTCGAGGGCTGGGCCCGCGTGATCCAGCGCTACGGCCACATGTCGATGTACCGCTATCTGACCGAGGAGGCGAAGCTCGACGAGCGCACGATCGACCTGATCGGCACCGTCGAGAACCTCACCTCCCGCCTGCACCTCGCCTTCGTGCACAGCTTCATCGGGGCCTCGCTGATCAGCCCGGACACCGCCTTCTTCGAACTGCCCGGCGGCACCGCCACCCTGGTCGACGCCCTCTACGCCCGCGTCGACGACCTCGTCCGGCTCGACCGCCGCGCCACCCGGATCACCCACGGTGAGGGCGGGGTCAGCATCGAGACCGTCTCCGAGGGCCGCGGCGGCAGCACCGTGCGGCGCGAGACCTTCACCGGCGACACCGCGATCATCACCGTGCCCTTCTCCGGGCTGCGCCACATCCCGGTCGCGCCCGCGCTCTCGTACGGCAAGCGGCGCGCGATTACCGAGCTGCACTACGACGCGGCGACCAAGGTGCTGCTGGAATTCAGCCGCCGCTGGTGGGAGTTCGACGAGGCCGACTGGAAGCGCGAGCTGGAGGCGGTACAGCCCGGCCTGTACCGCAAGTACCAGCTCGGGCGGACCCCCGCGGACGGCAGCCTCCTGGGCGCGCACTCGTCCGTTTCCGACCGCGGCATCTCCAGCGGGCAGCGCGCGCACTACGCGGCCTGTCGGGCGGTCACCCGGGACCAGCCCGAGGCGGCCCACGTCATCGGCGGCGGCTCGGCCACCGACAACCCCAACCGCTTCATGTTCCAGCCCTCCTACCCTGTCGAGGGCAGTGCGGGCGGGGTCGTGCTCGCCTCCTACAGTTGGTCGGACGACGCCCTGAAGTGGGACTCCCTGGACGACGAGGAGCGCTACCCGCGCGCGCTCGCCGGGGTGCAGGAGGTGTTCGGGCAGCGGATCGAGGTCTTCTACACCGGCGTCGGGCGCACCCAGTCCTGGATGCGCGACCCATACGCCTACGGCGAGGCCTCCGTGCTGCTGCCCGGCCAGCACACGGAACTCTTCCCCCACGTCCGCAAGGTCGAAGGGAACCTGCACTTCGCCGGGTGCCACACCTCCATCAAGCCGGCGTGGATCGAGGGGGCACTGGAGTCCGCGGTGCGGGCCGCCCTGGAGGTCCACTCGACGCTCTGA
- a CDS encoding carbonic anhydrase, with product MSIHVESHGRPGRRRLLRVVLTGTVALGAGLVAGSPRTPDTPVAGGPGRTRPATPASALRELETGNARWRTLHERHPDETRTVRQTLVGGQHPFAVVLGCVDSRVPPELVFDQGLGDLLTVRSAGEVLDEAVLGSIAYGVLELGIPLIVVLGHQSCGAVAAAVRAAEEGASLPGHMQYLVDQIHPAIDRALRGAARIDAAITANVRLVRARLAAEPELAAKVAAGALAVVGARYELTSQRVRRLD from the coding sequence ATGAGCATTCATGTGGAAAGCCATGGCCGGCCGGGGCGGCGCCGGCTGCTCCGGGTGGTACTGACCGGCACGGTGGCACTGGGGGCCGGCCTGGTGGCCGGTTCCCCCCGTACCCCGGACACCCCCGTCGCCGGGGGCCCCGGACGGACCCGGCCCGCCACGCCCGCGTCCGCGCTGCGGGAACTGGAGACGGGCAACGCGCGCTGGCGGACCCTGCACGAGCGGCACCCCGACGAGACGCGGACCGTGCGGCAGACGTTGGTCGGAGGCCAGCACCCCTTCGCCGTCGTCCTCGGCTGCGTCGACTCCCGCGTCCCCCCGGAGCTGGTCTTCGACCAGGGCCTGGGCGATCTGTTGACCGTACGGTCGGCGGGCGAGGTCCTGGACGAGGCGGTGCTCGGCAGCATCGCCTACGGAGTCCTCGAACTGGGCATTCCGCTGATCGTCGTCCTGGGCCACCAGTCGTGCGGGGCGGTCGCCGCGGCCGTCCGGGCCGCCGAAGAGGGAGCCTCGCTGCCGGGCCACATGCAGTACCTCGTCGATCAGATCCACCCGGCGATCGACCGCGCGCTGCGCGGGGCCGCGCGGATCGACGCCGCGATCACCGCGAACGTACGGCTGGTGCGGGCGCGGCTCGCCGCGGAACCGGAGCTCGCCGCCAAGGTCGCGGCCGGGGCCCTGGCCGTGGTCGGAGCCCGGTACGAGCTGACCAGCCAGCGGGTGCGCCGGCTCGACTGA
- a CDS encoding CASTOR/POLLUX-related putative ion channel has product MAQRHTTSLALRLRYRFDNLMAGGTTALIGWFALACLAVVVPASTVLVWADRAAPATLSGRLAAVWVSVGQTLKIGGAVGSPLYVLASVALALVALLFVSTLVGLITTGINRRIMLLRRGHSTVLESGHTVLLGWSDQIFPVVGELVAANANQRRSAIAVLAPKDKVEMEEEISTSIAETAAGTGSGSGSGRSRSRSTTRIICRNGRTTDPTALSRVSPRTAKAVLVLPPEGDTGDAQVVKTLLALEAAVREPGGAVVVAAVRDTRNHLTARLAAGPGGHVLCVDDIIARLLVQTAREPGLSLVYQELLDFAGDEFYAAAARGLAGRTFGEALLAFSTSSVVGLLHADGGVALNPDPGTTIGTDDRIILISEDDDTAVPADASSCVDEDAIVTARPGAPEPERLLLLGWNRRAPLVVEQLDQFVGPGSTLDVVSLADELRTRPASGVAGARSHLEVAFRSGDITDPELLAKLDVPAYDRVIVIGETGHGTGPHAAAPVPARAIDLGLAPETGTETDDRTLVTLLHLRAIGEAAGREPSLTTEMSDDGNRLLAPAREGADFIVSGRLISLLMTQISESPYLAAVFQELFEAEGNELHLKPVADYVHTDREVTFATLVESARRRRECAVGYRLRAEAATGPAYGVRLNPDKGQPVRFGEHDWLIVLAEN; this is encoded by the coding sequence ATGGCGCAGCGGCACACGACGTCCTTGGCACTGCGCCTGCGGTACCGGTTCGACAATCTGATGGCGGGGGGAACCACCGCGCTCATCGGCTGGTTCGCCCTGGCCTGCCTCGCCGTCGTGGTCCCGGCGAGCACGGTGCTCGTCTGGGCCGACCGGGCCGCCCCGGCAACCCTCTCCGGCAGGCTCGCCGCCGTATGGGTCAGCGTCGGACAGACGCTCAAGATCGGAGGCGCGGTCGGGTCACCCCTCTACGTGCTGGCCTCCGTGGCGCTCGCCCTGGTGGCCCTGCTGTTCGTTTCCACGCTGGTCGGTCTGATCACCACCGGCATCAACCGGCGCATCATGCTGCTGCGGCGCGGCCACTCCACCGTGCTGGAGTCCGGGCACACCGTCCTGTTGGGCTGGTCGGACCAGATCTTCCCGGTGGTCGGGGAGCTGGTGGCCGCGAACGCCAACCAGCGCCGGTCCGCCATCGCCGTCCTCGCGCCGAAGGACAAGGTGGAGATGGAGGAGGAGATCTCAACCTCCATCGCCGAAACCGCTGCCGGTACCGGCAGCGGCAGCGGCAGCGGCAGGAGCAGGAGCAGGAGTACGACGCGGATCATCTGCCGCAACGGCCGCACCACCGACCCCACGGCGCTGTCCCGGGTGAGTCCGCGGACCGCAAAGGCCGTGCTCGTACTGCCCCCGGAGGGGGACACCGGTGACGCCCAGGTGGTGAAGACGCTGCTCGCCCTCGAGGCGGCGGTCCGCGAACCCGGCGGGGCGGTGGTGGTCGCCGCCGTGCGCGACACCCGCAACCACCTCACCGCCCGGCTGGCCGCCGGGCCCGGCGGGCACGTCCTGTGCGTCGACGACATCATCGCCCGGCTCCTCGTCCAGACCGCCCGCGAGCCGGGCCTGTCGCTCGTCTACCAGGAACTGCTCGACTTCGCGGGCGACGAGTTCTACGCCGCCGCCGCCCGGGGCCTCGCCGGCCGCACCTTCGGCGAGGCCCTGCTGGCGTTCAGCACGTCCTCGGTGGTCGGTCTGCTGCACGCCGACGGCGGTGTCGCGCTCAATCCGGACCCCGGTACGACGATCGGCACGGACGACCGCATCATCCTCATCTCCGAGGACGACGACACTGCCGTACCGGCGGACGCTTCCTCGTGCGTCGACGAGGACGCGATCGTCACGGCCCGCCCCGGGGCGCCCGAGCCCGAACGGCTGCTCCTCCTCGGCTGGAACCGGCGCGCGCCGCTCGTCGTGGAGCAGCTCGACCAGTTCGTCGGCCCCGGGAGCACGCTGGACGTCGTTTCGCTGGCCGACGAGCTGCGGACGCGCCCCGCCTCGGGCGTCGCGGGGGCGCGCAGCCACCTCGAAGTGGCCTTCCGCAGTGGGGACATCACCGATCCCGAGCTGCTGGCCAAATTGGACGTGCCCGCGTACGACCGGGTGATCGTCATCGGCGAGACGGGCCACGGGACCGGCCCCCATGCGGCGGCACCGGTGCCCGCCCGCGCGATCGACCTCGGCCTCGCCCCGGAGACCGGGACGGAGACGGACGACCGGACACTGGTCACCCTGCTCCATCTGCGGGCCATCGGGGAGGCGGCGGGGCGGGAGCCGTCGCTCACCACGGAAATGTCCGACGACGGCAACCGGCTGCTGGCGCCCGCCCGGGAGGGCGCGGACTTCATCGTCAGCGGCCGGCTGATCAGTCTGCTCATGACCCAGATCTCGGAGAGCCCCTATCTCGCCGCCGTCTTCCAGGAGTTGTTCGAGGCGGAGGGGAACGAGCTCCACCTGAAGCCGGTCGCGGACTACGTGCACACCGATCGCGAGGTGACGTTCGCGACGCTCGTCGAGTCGGCGCGGCGGCGCCGCGAATGCGCGGTCGGCTACCGGCTGCGCGCCGAGGCCGCCACGGGCCCTGCGTACGGTGTGCGGCTCAATCCGGACAAGGGGCAGCCGGTCCGCTTCGGCGAGCACGACTGGCTGATCGTGCTCGCCGAGAACTGA
- a CDS encoding IS701 family transposase, translated as MTPEEIAAVRGELEDFAAEVFEPFARKDQRRWGRVYLRGLLTDGQRKSVEPMAARLGEDGNRQALAHFITTSPWDPAHVRARLAWSMEKAIRPTVLIFDDTGFLKDGNASACVSRQYTGTAGKVTNCQVGVSLHLASDHASVAVNWRLFQPEAWDPASPKADPAKVARRTACGIPDDTGHVEKWQLALDMLDETRSWGIEVPLAVADAGYGDAAAFRHGLQARGLNYMVGISTTLSAQPGEAVPVTEPYSGNGRPPVAKYPDKPQSVKQLVIAAGRKTAKPVQWREGSRPGTGRSGFKRMYSRFVALRIRPAGREVRHTVEGPELPACWLLAEWPADQGEPVQFWLSDLPADTPLTTLVRLAKLRWRIEHDYREMKQALGLAHFEGRTWNGWHHHVTLVSVAHAFCTLQRLARAPKDMAPA; from the coding sequence GTGACGCCGGAGGAAATTGCAGCTGTACGTGGCGAGTTGGAGGACTTCGCGGCGGAGGTTTTCGAGCCGTTCGCGCGTAAGGATCAGCGTCGGTGGGGGCGGGTTTACCTGCGGGGCCTGCTCACGGACGGGCAGCGCAAGTCGGTCGAGCCGATGGCCGCCCGGCTGGGCGAGGACGGGAACCGTCAGGCCCTGGCCCACTTCATCACCACCAGCCCGTGGGACCCCGCGCATGTGCGGGCCCGGCTGGCCTGGAGCATGGAGAAGGCGATCCGGCCCACCGTGCTGATCTTCGATGACACCGGCTTCCTCAAGGACGGCAATGCCTCGGCGTGTGTCTCGCGGCAGTACACCGGCACTGCGGGCAAGGTCACCAACTGCCAGGTGGGCGTCTCCCTGCACCTGGCCTCGGACCACGCCTCGGTGGCGGTCAACTGGCGGCTGTTCCAGCCCGAGGCCTGGGACCCCGCCTCGCCGAAGGCGGACCCGGCCAAGGTCGCCCGCCGCACCGCCTGCGGCATTCCCGACGACACCGGGCATGTGGAGAAATGGCAGCTGGCCCTGGACATGCTGGATGAGACCCGCTCGTGGGGCATCGAGGTGCCGCTGGCCGTCGCGGACGCCGGATACGGAGACGCGGCGGCATTCCGGCACGGCCTGCAGGCCCGCGGCCTCAACTACATGGTGGGGATCTCCACCACCCTCTCGGCCCAGCCCGGCGAAGCCGTGCCGGTGACCGAGCCCTACTCCGGGAACGGACGGCCACCCGTGGCGAAGTACCCGGACAAGCCGCAGTCGGTGAAACAGCTGGTCATCGCGGCCGGCCGGAAGACGGCGAAGCCAGTGCAATGGCGTGAGGGCTCCCGGCCCGGCACCGGCCGCAGCGGCTTCAAGCGGATGTACTCGCGGTTCGTGGCCTTGCGGATCCGGCCTGCCGGTCGCGAGGTCCGCCACACGGTCGAGGGCCCGGAACTGCCCGCATGCTGGCTGCTGGCCGAGTGGCCGGCCGACCAGGGCGAACCCGTTCAGTTCTGGCTCTCCGACCTGCCCGCCGACACCCCGCTGACCACCCTGGTCCGCCTGGCCAAGCTCCGCTGGCGCATCGAGCACGACTACCGCGAGATGAAACAGGCCCTGGGACTTGCCCACTTCGAGGGACGCACCTGGAACGGATGGCACCACCACGTCACCCTCGTATCCGTCGCCCACGCCTTCTGCACCCTGCAACGACTGGCCAGAGCCCCAAAAGACATGGCGCCGGCCTGA
- a CDS encoding DUF6434 domain-containing protein codes for MSTNTRESRPALTPALSGTELLRWYWTLAELGALAREMGLPARGGKAVVTARLAAALDGLPAPAAPAAPAPRRAGRQLTAPISGATVIPPGQRCSQVLRAYFVREIGPGFHFDAFMRDYIAQHAGHTLAEAVAHWHATRTRAAEPQEVGVQFEFNRFLRAWHAQHPDGARAEALAAWQDHRARPRDRAATA; via the coding sequence GTGAGTACGAATACAAGGGAATCCCGGCCCGCCCTGACGCCCGCACTGAGCGGGACCGAGCTGCTGCGCTGGTATTGGACGCTGGCCGAACTGGGCGCCCTCGCACGGGAAATGGGCCTCCCGGCCCGCGGTGGCAAAGCAGTCGTCACCGCACGGCTCGCCGCCGCCCTCGACGGACTTCCCGCGCCCGCCGCCCCGGCGGCCCCCGCACCCCGGCGCGCCGGGCGCCAGCTCACCGCCCCCATCAGCGGCGCGACCGTGATCCCGCCGGGCCAGCGCTGCAGCCAGGTGCTGCGCGCGTACTTCGTCCGCGAGATCGGACCCGGCTTCCACTTCGACGCCTTCATGCGCGACTACATCGCCCAGCACGCGGGGCACACCCTCGCCGAGGCCGTCGCGCACTGGCACGCGACCCGCACCCGGGCTGCCGAACCCCAGGAGGTGGGCGTGCAGTTCGAGTTCAACCGGTTCCTGCGCGCCTGGCACGCCCAGCACCCGGACGGGGCCCGCGCCGAGGCCCTGGCCGCGTGGCAGGACCATCGGGCCCGCCCCCGCGACCGGGCCGCGACGGCCTAG
- a CDS encoding hydrolase: protein MTAEPHRLTLGGDTALVLIDLQTGILERPAAKPTPEILGKGIALAEAFRAHRLPVVLVKVAWSPDGGDLPTANVDRPGPAAAPPAAFSEIPAELAALGDVVVTKRHWGAFTGTELDLQLRRRGIHRIVLAGISTSVGVESTARTAWELSYDLVFAEDATADTDPDSHAHTFGKIFPRIGRVSTTDEIIAALDS, encoded by the coding sequence ATGACCGCCGAACCCCACCGCCTCACTCTCGGCGGGGACACCGCCCTGGTCCTCATCGACCTCCAGACGGGCATCCTCGAGCGGCCCGCCGCGAAGCCCACCCCCGAGATCCTGGGGAAGGGGATCGCGCTCGCCGAGGCGTTCCGCGCCCACCGGCTGCCCGTGGTCCTGGTCAAGGTGGCGTGGTCCCCGGACGGCGGCGACCTGCCCACTGCGAACGTCGACCGCCCCGGCCCGGCCGCCGCCCCGCCCGCCGCCTTCTCCGAGATCCCGGCCGAGCTGGCCGCCCTCGGGGACGTGGTCGTCACCAAACGCCACTGGGGCGCCTTCACCGGTACCGAGCTCGACCTCCAGCTGCGCCGCCGCGGCATCCACCGGATCGTGCTGGCCGGCATCTCCACCAGCGTCGGCGTCGAGTCCACCGCCCGTACGGCGTGGGAACTCAGCTACGACCTGGTCTTCGCGGAGGACGCCACCGCCGACACCGACCCCGACTCCCACGCCCACACCTTCGGCAAGATCTTCCCGCGCATCGGCAGGGTCAGCACGACGGACGAGATCATCGCGGCCCTGGACTCCTGA